CGAAGCCGAAACCCACCCCGTAGTGAAGCAAAAAATGTTGCAAGCCACTTCGGCAGACACCGAGCGTTCTCGTTCAATAACCGGCAAACCGGCCCGCATGCTGAGTACGGCCTGGAGCAAAGAATGGGCGCGGCCGGACACCCCTGACCCGTTGGGCATGCCGCTTCAACCTATTTTGACCAACCAGGCACAGCAGCGCATTAACCGGTCTGCTCACCATGAGGGCTCAGGGGCCGAAGATTTGGCCACCTATTTTGTGGGCCAGATTGTAGGCGAAATGAACAAAGCGAAACCCGCAGGCCAAGTAGTGATGGACATCATTGAAGAGTTCATTGAGGCCACCGAAAGTTTGGCTCGCCAACTCGACGTTTAATCCCCGACCGGTATGCGGTCCAAGTCACTGGGCAACAAAATTTCTCCGTCAAAGTGCTTTGCTGCTAAATCAACCCATTCACTTTCTGTCCCCGCAGGCGGGGCCGGCACACAGTGGTTGAGCACCAACGTAGAGACTCCTGTTCGCTGGGCGGTTTTTGCGGCATCAGCCACCGAGGAGTGGTAGTCCAGTACGTCTTTTAGTCTTTGCAGCGGGATGGCGGAAATCACTTCGTCTCGAACCACCGTTTGCACGTACACATCTGCGCCAGCGCAAAGGTCATCGAGCGCCGGGCAGGGCAGGGTGTCGCCAGCCAAAACAACTGCCTTGCCTTCTGCTTCGATCCGGTAACCCACCGTGGGGTGCACCGGCTTGTGTTCGGTGGGGGCAGCAATAATCCGTACCTCTCCATCGTCGAAGACCACACCGGATTCCACCTCGGTTACTAACACTTCTGGCGGATCACT
The Acidimicrobiia bacterium DNA segment above includes these coding regions:
- a CDS encoding MBL fold metallo-hydrolase, translating into MMELVMTGTGSPLPDAHRAGPSQLVVVNGRGFLIDCGRGCLMRLAAAGMASGGLDRLLITHMHSDHVCDVNDLITTRWVTGFPALPLPIVGPLGTQQFIDDTLTMLGPDFGWRIAHHEDISDPPEVLVTEVESGVVFDDGEVRIIAAPTEHKPVHPTVGYRIEAEGKAVVLAGDTLPCPALDDLCAGADVYVQTVVRDEVISAIPLQRLKDVLDYHSSVADAAKTAQRTGVSTLVLNHCVPAPPAGTESEWVDLAAKHFDGEILLPSDLDRIPVGD